In one Plasmodium vivax chromosome 4, whole genome shotgun sequence genomic region, the following are encoded:
- a CDS encoding dynein light polypeptide 4, axonemal, putative (encoded by transcript PVX_003650A): protein MNSENLSQNLKKHMQSLLIRKSDIPYYNQNNIVDIITGVLDKYSDANTNEINVENAIKNIKEILDKSFGAGWICLIGESFSFNISAKENSFLFCFYQGYLAIVVYKC from the exons ATGAACTCCGAAAATTTGTCTcagaatttgaagaagcatATGCAAAGCTTATTAATAAGA AAATCTGATATACCCTATTACAACCAAAACAACATCGTGGACATCATCACCGGGGTTCTGGACAAATATTCGGATGCGAACACGAACGAGATTAACGTGGAA AATGccataaaaaacataaaagaaattttgGACAAAAGCTTTGGAGCCGGCTGGATATGCCTGATTGGGGAGTCTTTCTCTTTCAACATCTCGGCGAAG GAGAACTCCTTCCTGTTCTGCTTCTATCAGGGCTACCTAGCTATCGTGGTGTATAAATGCTGA
- a CDS encoding hexose transporter (encoded by transcript PVX_003665A): protein MKKSSKEISSSQSLKNGGSDHFFNTSLMYVLAACLASFIFGYQVSVLNTIKNFIVIEFGWCTGNKVECDDSTLKSSFLLASVFIGAVVGSGFSGYLVQHGRRFSLLVIYNFFILVSILTSITHHFHTILFSRLLSGFGIGLITVSVPMYISEMTHKDKKGAYGVLHQLFITFGIFVAVLLGMAMGEAPDAKSVDALGEFQKIWWRLMFFFPCLISILGIVLLTFFYKEETPYYLFENGKIEESKKILKKIYGTDNVDEPLKAIKDAVEQNEAAKKNSISLMRAMQIPSYRNVILLGCILSGLQQFTGINVLVSNSNELYKEFLSNKLITTLSVIMTVVNFLMTFPAIYIVEKLGRKTLLLCGCAGVICAFLPTAIANQIDRSSDFVRNLSIAATFVMIISFAVSYGPVLWIYLHEMFPSEIKDSAASLASLVNWVCAIIVVFPSDIIIKKSPTILFFIFSGMSILSFLFIFFFIKETKGGEIGTSPYITMEERQKHMGKSAV, encoded by the coding sequence ATGAAGAAGAGCAGCAAGGAGATCTCCTCCTCGCAGTCGTTAAAAAACGGCGGAAGCGACCACTTCTTTAACACATCATTAATGTACGTGTTGGCCGCCTGCCTGGCGTCCTTCATCTTTGGGTACCAAGTGAGTGTGCTTAACACGATCAAGAATTTCATTGTAATAGAATTTGGGTGGTGCACAGGAAATAAGGTAGAATGTGATGATAGCACGCTGAAGAGTTCGTTCCTGTTGGCGTCTGTCTTTATAGGTGCCGTGGTTGGGAGTGGATTTTCTGGTTACCTAGTGCAGCACGGAAGGAGGTTTTCCCTGCTagtcatttataatttttttattctggTGAGTATATTGACATCTATTACGCATCACTTCCACACGATATTGTTTTCGCGTCTGTTGAGTGGATTTGGAATAGGCCTCATCACGGTGAGTGTGCCCATGTACATCTCGGAGATGACCCACAAGGACAAGAAGGGCGCCTACGGGGTCCTCCACCAGCTGTTCATCACCTTTGGGATATTCGTAGCGGTGCTGTTGGGCATGGCCATGGGGGAGGCCCCAGACGCCAAGTCAGTAGACGCTTTGGGAGAGTTTCAGAAGATATGGTGGAGACTCatgttcttcttcccctgccTTATCTCCATCCTGGGCATCGTCCTGCTGACCTTTTTCTACAAAGAGGAGACCCCCTACTACCTATTTGAGAATGGAAAAATAGAAgagtcaaaaaaaattttaaaaaaaatttacggAACGGATAACGTGGATGAGCCTTTGAAGGCAATTAAAGATGCAGTGGAGCAGAACGAGGCGGCGAAGAAGAATTCCATTTCGTTGATGAGAGCGATGCAGATTCCCTCCTACCGTAATGTCATCCTGTTGGGTTGTATCCTCTCCGGTCTGCAGCAGTTTACAGGAATAAACGTTTTGGTGTCCAATTCGAACGAGCTGTATAAGGAATTTCTGAGCAACAAATTAATAACCACCCTAAGTGTCATCATGACAGTTGTTAATTTCTTGATGACCTTCCCAGCCATCTATATTGTGGAGAAGCTAGGAAGAAAGACTCTCCTCCTTTGTGGTTGCGCGGGGGTTATTTGTGCCTTCTTACCCACTGCCATAGCAAATCAGATTGATCGATCGTCCGATTTTGTGAGGAATCTCTCCATTGCGGCCACCTTCGTGATGATCATTTCGTTTGCCGTTTCGTACGGACCCGTGCTGTGGATTTACCTGCACGAGATGTTTCCTTCAGAGATAAAGGACAGCGCGGCCAGCTTGGCCTCCCTCGTCAACTGGGTGTGTGCCATCATAGTGGTGTTCCCGTCCGACATAATTATTAAGAAGTCCCCCacgattttgtttttcatctTCTCGGGCATGTCCATTTtgtccttcctcttcatcttcttcttcatcaagGAGACGAAGGGTGGCGAAATTGGCACCAGTCCGTACATCACCATGGAGGAGAGGCAGAAGCATATGGGCAAGTCGGCCGTGTGA
- a CDS encoding 5'-3' exoribonuclease, putative (encoded by transcript PVX_003660A; Apicoplast targeted protein. Curated by Stuart Ralph, Walter and Eliza Hall Institute of Medical Research, Australia.) — MPRHLLIKGAVLLAALAWLSSAGIPGLHKWVIQNFPSCVKVVERNSLLDVTHLGGNFARGRKNKKKGGGAAGGGAGGAAGGGTHWKKGPTKIGRVDNLLFDMNQLLHKANVQFVNDEQYFCKLSYLISNVLRKFQPQKNIVFAIDGICPFSKLKLQIKRRAKGKNLQGGDNSNDITCGSPFIQKVSSFLRNFVAHLTSLSKYEHVKVYVSTDKEVGEGELKLMNWMQNYVGGGSSSLGASRKADESFVIVGADADLLLQCLALKGVQNVCVYTYQTFLVDVGAWGRRKKEDHLAGEGSHVGSSSPNGKATPNGESHHGGGPTHKWRKKKIKVLYNLNTFTNLFRMKYPRAIDQIRRDMLILFILKGNDYLPKIREGNFSTFFEAYFNMLDVEMGIEESGRSPYGGLLTEGYALNGPQFVKYLTHVHRLVSLPRCYLQRFRERTDGGSKMDEIKTDEEGRDVCKANASYLPLSLLNELISQRKINKNDLHIQVQKEEGSDLFRCTLTQCYGDGRTSTYCGSSRRKKIAMHLASHDYLESEFPACMRLVDSGLLRKIVQGGEQRGVTPDGNFNEERESPLEGRNGTVQGGEQRGVTPHGNLKDERESPPERANGTMQGKAQRGDAPSAKEPPSNPPVEEQHSKTELRLKAFYVQNCGGEKNYQEEMSSCENYLQGVHWLVQMYTQTCCLNFNFFYRYAASPSLLGLYCFLSGGGTLEERRTDREAQQHSGRAANQLTLIETSNRSNAETDILQNINLNVFRNNQEYHSFINFCVGRYRQGVVPSEEQGAKGEPPRQAPQKGYFQNIYDILFSRNANVVMSSIQKLNEQLKGNLHRRKQIVRYYWDVYASRMGKCCKVIFHKGKKIYVAKLALFRIAFQNGDLRDGTSADGGEATTRGVNISNRMGRTRISSGEVKTEDRSFLYDGVNQSRKTQKRGFCTRAMSAYPAEGDPSVRGTPRKVTRVIHVKRARRTNVVFR; from the coding sequence ATGCCCAGGCATCTGCTGATCAAAGGCGCAGTGCTCCTGGCGGCACTGGCCTGGCTGAGCAGCGCGGGCATACCCGGgctgcacaaatgggtgatCCAGAACTTCCCCAGTTGCGTGAAGGTAGTGGAGAGGAACAGCCTGCTGGACGTGACGCACTTGGGGGGGAATTTCGCGcgtgggagaaaaaataaaaaaaagggaggaggagcggcaggagggggagcaggaggagcagcgggAGGAGGCACTCATTGGAAGAAGGGCCCAACGAAGATAGGTCGCGTGGATAACCTCCTATTCGACATGAACCAACTGCTGCACAAAGCGAACGTCCAGTTTGTAAACGATGAGCAGTATTTCTGCAAACTCTCCTATTTGATTAGCAACGTGCTTAGGAAATTTCAACCGCAGAAGAACATCGTGTTCGCGATCGATGGCATTTGCCCTTTTTCGAAACTGAAGTTGCAAATTAAAAGACgagcgaaggggaagaacctCCAGGGTGGAGACAACTCAAATGACATCACGTGTGGTAGTCCTTTCATTCAGAAGGTGTCATCATTTCTCCGGAACTTTGTAGCGCATCTAACGTCCCTATCCAAGTATGAGCATGTGAAAGTGTACGTCTCCACCGATAAGGaggtgggggagggggaactTAAGCTGATGAACTGGATGCAGAACTAcgtaggggggggaagcagttcTCTTGGTGCCTCCAGAAAAGCGGACGAATCGTTCGTCATCGTGGGGGCAGACGCGGACCTCCTCCTGCAGTGCTTGGCTTTGAAGGGCGTGCaaaatgtgtgtgtgtatacgTACCAGACGTTCCTCGTGGATGTGGGCGcgtgggggaggaggaagaaggaggaccACCTCGCGGGGGAAGGCAGCCATGTTGGAAGCTcctccccaaatggaaaagccACACCAAATGGAGAGTCCCACCATGGGGGGGGCCCCACCCacaagtggaggaagaaaaagataaaagtcCTATACAATCTGAACACATTCACGAACCTCTTTCGGATGAAGTACCCGAGGGCCATCGACCAAATCAGGCGAGACATGCTCATCCTGTTTATCCTAAAAGGGAATGATTATTTGCCGAAAATAAGGGAGGGAAatttttccaccttttttGAGGCCTACTTTAACATGCTGGACGTTGAAATGGGGATAGAGGAATCTGGGAGGAGTCCCTACGGAGGGCTGTTGACAGAGGGGTACGCTCTGAATGGGCCCCAATTTGTAAAATACTTAACCCATGTGCATAGGTTGGTCAGTCTGCCAAGGTGCTACCTCCAAAGGTTTAGGGAGCGTACAgatgggggaagcaaaatggacgaaataaaaacagaTGAAGAGGGGAGGGACGTCTGCAAAGCGAACGCGTCGTACCTCCCCCTGTCTCTCCTAAACGAACTGATCAGCCaacgtaaaataaataaaaacgattTGCACATTCAGGtgcagaaggaggagggcTCCGATTTGTTCAGGTGCACCCTGACGCAGTGCTACGGAGACGGAAGGACCTCCACTTATTGTGGTTCCtccaggaggaagaagattGCCATGCACCTCGCCTCGCATGACTATCTGGAAAGCGAATTCCCCGCCTGCATGCGCTTGGTTGATTCGGGGCTCCTCAGGAAGATCgtccaagggggggagcagagAGGGGTTACCCCAGATGGCAATTTTAACGAAGAAAGAGAGTCACCACTAGAAGGGAGAAATGGAACAGTCCAAGGGGGAGAGCAGAGAGGGGTCACCCCGCATGGCAATTTGAAAGACGAAAGAGAGTCCCCACCTGAAAGGGCAAATGGAACAATGCAAGGGAAAGCCCAACGTGGAGACGCCCCATCTGCAAAAGAACCACCGAGCAACCCCCCCGTGGAGGAACAACACAGCAAAACGGAGCTCCGTTTGAAAGCCTTTTACGTGCAGAAttgtggaggggaaaaaaactacCAGGAGGAAATGAGCAGCTGCGAGAACTACCTCCAGGGGGTCCACTGGCTAGTCCAGATGTACACTCAAACGTGTTGCCTGAATTTTAACTTCTTCTACAGGTACGCGGCGAGTCCCTCCCTGCTCGGCTTGTACTGCTTCCTCTCCGGGGGGGGCACCCTGGAGGAGCGGCGCACAGATAGGGAGGCTCAACAGCACTCCGGTAGAGCAGCCAACCAGCTCACCCTCATCGAAACCTCCAACCGCTCAAACGCAGAGACGGACATCCTGCAGAATATCAACCTGAACGTGTTCAGAAACAACCAGGAGTACCACAGCTTTATAAATTTCTGCGTGGGCAGATACAGGCAGGGGGTGGTGCCATCGGAGGAACAGGgagcaaaaggggaacctCCCCGTCAGGCTCCCCAAAAAGGTTACTtccaaaatatatatgatatcCTTTTTTCTAGAAATGCAAACGTCGTGATGAGTAGCATCCAAAAGTTAAACGAACAGTTGAAAGGCAACCTGCACAGACGGAAACAAATTGTGAGGTACTACTGGGATGTTTATGCGAGTAGGATGGGCAAATGCTGCAAGGTGATTTTCcacaaagggaagaaaatatatgttgCCAAGCTTGCCCTCTTCCGGATTGCGTTCCAGAATGGGGACTTGCGCGATGGGACAAGTGcagacgggggggaagcaacaaCACGTGGGGTTAACATTTCTAATCGTATGGGCAGGACTCGCATCAGCAGCGGGGAGGTTAAAACGGAAGATCGTTCCTTTCTATATGATGGCGTGAACCAGTCGAGGAAAACACAGAAAAGGGGCTTCTGCACCAGGGCTATGAGCGCGTACCCAGCTGAGGGAGACCCGTCTGTTAGGGGGACCCCCAGGAAGGTGACACGAGTTATCCATGTCAAACGAGCGAGGCGGACGAATGTTGTTTTTCGTTAG
- a CDS encoding aspartate aminotransferase, mitochondrial precursor, putative (encoded by transcript PVX_003655A), giving the protein MDALIGQLENVEPDNILKSAEEFRNDKSDVKVNLSIGVCCDENGQLHIFKSVLEAEKLVQQRYKEKPYMLSNGTKQFSLLTQKLIFGENSKYLKEKKICTVQAIGGTGAICIALQLFKMLHIREICVTNKPYVNHVNMITSNGIKVKYISFFEEKLVNINYDAFLNDLRKLEDGSVLLLQVSCYNPCSTNIEEIYFDEIANIVWKKKHVIVFDIAYQGFGSSNMNDDVSLVKKFEERGISFVVCQSFSKNMSLYGERAGALHIVCKSKEERKIVANNLRVITRKFYSSPTIHTNRIVCQLLEDEKLKSEWISDLRELSERVHKNRVLFFEKMEFYQKKFDLHYDWSVYKKQRGIFSFVPMFSAIYRKLKEHHVYIIDNGRINVSGITARNVDYVAEKVCLSLAEVKRCG; this is encoded by the coding sequence ATGGACGCGCTGATCGGCCAGCTGGAGAACGTGGAGCCAGACAACATCCTCAAAAGCGCGGAGGAATTCAGAAACGACAAGTCGGACGTGAAAGTCAACCTCTCGATCGGAGTGTGCTGCGACGAAAATGGACAGCTGCACATATTTAAAAGTGTCCTGGAGGCGGAAAAATTAGTACAGCAGAGGTATAAGGAAAAACCATACATGTTAAGCAACGGGACGAAGCAATTTTCCCTCTTAACGCAGAAACTGatttttggagaaaattcaaaatatttaaaggaaaaaaaaatatgcaccgTTCAGGCAATAGGAGGCACAGGGGCCATTTGCATAGCCCtgcaattatttaaaatgctTCACATTCGTGAAATATGCGTAACGAACAAGCCGTATGTAAATCACGTGAACATGATAACGTCCAACGGAATTAAAGTTAaatacatttctttttttgaagaaaaattggtgaatataaattatgatgcctttttaaatgatttgCGAAAATTGGAGGATGGGTCTGTCCTCCTGTTGCAGGTTTCCTGCTACAATCCATGCAGCACGAACATCgaggaaatttattttgacGAAATAGCGAACattgtttggaaaaaaaaacacgtaaTTGTGTTCGACATTGCTTACCAAGGATTCGGGTCCTCCAATATGAACGATGATGTATCtttggttaaaaaatttgaagagagAGGAATATCCTTTGTCGTGTGCCAatcattttcgaaaaatatgTCCCTTTATGGGGAACGAGCTGGGGCATTGCACATTGTTTGCAAATCGAAAGAGGAGAGGAAAATTGTGGCAAATAATCTTCGCGTCATTACTCGTAAGTTTTATTCCTCCCCCACGATTCACACGAATAGAATTGTGTGCCAACTTTTGGAAGATGAGAAATTAAAATCCGAGTGGATAAGCGACTTGCGGGAATTGTCTGAACgtgttcataaaaatagagtcctcttttttgagaaaatggAGTTTTACCAGAAGAAATTTGACCTGCATTACGACTGGAGTGTCTATAAGAAGCAGCGCgggattttttccttcgtcCCGATGTTCTCTGCGATTTACCGCAAGCTGAAGGAGCACCACGTCTACATCATCGATAATGGGCGCATAAATGTGTCTGGCATCACGGCCCGCAACGTGGACTACGTGGCTGAGAAGGTGTGTCTTAGCCTAGCGGAGGTTAAGCGGTGTGGTTAA
- a CDS encoding hypothetical protein, conserved (encoded by transcript PVX_003640A; Apicoplast targeted protein. Curated by Stuart Ralph, Walter and Eliza Hall Institute of Medical Research, Australia.), which yields MILLYLIFVVLPFIAFSCFIYKSVCTFIHEKNKRNEFFNCLRYENKQFHAYENFSKKYEIEKYKYYLKVERKIEVNYNTDILEELNSDSNEVDRQNEQYLESLLDDIYNDQKYAKDSELCDPRFNWMRKLSNEDIVKLKVLLLKKAIYFLPICNKIFQDKNKKHRLYNNYYIDDNMSKELDGQCEEFLEEFNLIIYEANCLSPRWGETIISDAYRIFHHNKIKADEEKKKKEELKNLAKKQKQKETKLKETTEKANLLANEIIEVGPTSSEPTQNE from the exons ATGATATTGTTATATCTCATTTTTGTTGTACTTCCATTCATCGCATTTtcttgttttatatataaaagcgTCTGCACCTTTATccacgaaaaaaacaaaagaaatgaattttttaactgCCTAAGATATGAAAACAAGCAATTCCATGCCTACGAAAATTTCTCCAAGAAAtatgaaattgaaaaatataaatactaCCTCAAAGTGGAGAGGAAAATTGAGGTCAATTACAACACAGACATTTTGGAGGAACTCAATTCCGATTCGAATGAGGTAGACAGGCAGAACGAGCAGTATTTGGAGAGTCTGCTGGACGACATTTACAATGACCAGAAGTATGCCAAGGACAGCGAGCTCTGCGACCCCCGCTTCAACTGGATGAG gaagCTGTCCAATGAAGACATCGTGAAGCTGAAGGTGCTGCTGCTCAAGAAGGCCATCTACTTCCTCCCCATATGCAACAAAATATTTCaggacaaaaataaaaagcaccGCCTGTACAATAACTACTACATTGATGATAACATGTCCAAGGAGCTCGACGGG CAATGCGAAGAATTTTTGGAAGAATTCAATCTGATCATTTACGAGGCCAACTGCTTATCTCCAAGATGGG GCGAAACCATCATCTCGGACGCCTACCGCATCTTCCACCACAACAAAATCAAGGCGgatgaggaaaagaagaagaaggaggagctgaagaacctggcgaagaagcaaaagcagAAGGAAACCAAACTGAAGGAAACAACGGAAAAGGCCAATTTGTTAGCCAATGAGATCATCGAGGTAGGTCCCACGTCTTCCGAGCCGACGCAAAACGAGTAG
- a CDS encoding hypothetical protein, conserved (encoded by transcript PVX_003645A), with translation MGTIEEGRCYKATPVDHLPLFNWQMRKVKEKSPLRGEITEEDLISNLYRYVGVPGADKGVVSGGVPYARGVPRRGERVSYSPYEGDGQKGEDGEDGVDIVDSEDSQAGPSRRHSPRADSTAAQRREDILAAGAEAVNNHQAKKRTNGNKYVFNLRTARKELVKDKKGSCSSGERIITYVKKSDRDAMDYRTEKKMKEQTRMHEEEKEKMKNKFEEMIKDLTEKYQVQEEKKKKLISSIYSKYMNMRNEFTKMKSINENVKSVNEKYKEEVNRLTANPVERTLLDSYKSKLDDYIALANCKGNKIQQLEREVQSVRTSADLLSKKNATLVEEKKRLLKGSDNLKRDNVKLQTELERARRENQQLRDELFYKDMKVNYLVSILNVVDETILGDGGGGAAQRRTTTQRGATQRRTTAQKGTTAQGAIQKMNKKILIKSIVQKIKDINRKIQKEEETAGRLPINVGAVEGETCGEAITRNGNQEGVTKQSESRQMLEAYFDSDHFTLNESAREASTGENAHAAFFVNGANAGGKPFNELADQQAQVGHNPSAAVAVTGADGAEGSHGAV, from the coding sequence ATGGGTACCATCGAGGAGGGGAGATGCTATAAGGCTACCCCAGTGGATCATTTGCCTTTGTTTAATTGGCAAATGAGGAAAGTGAAGGAGAAGTCCCCTTTGCGTGGAGAAATCACAGAGGAGGATTTGATCTCCAATTTGTATAGATATGTGGGTGTGCCTGGGGCTGACAAGGGGGTTGTCTCTGGGGGGGTTCCCTACGCGAGGGGCGTCCCCCGGAGGGGAGAAAGAGTAAGTTACTCTCCCTACGAGGGAGATggccaaaagggagaggatGGTGAAGATGGCGTAGATATCGTCGATAGCGAAGATAGCCAAGCGGGGCCAAGCAGAAGACATTCGCCAAGAGCTGACTCCACCGCAGCGCAAAGGAGAGAGGATATATTAGCGGCCGGTGCTGAAGCGGTAAACAACCatcaggcaaaaaaaagaacgaacGGAAATAAATACGTCTTCAATTTGAGGACGGCTAGGAAAGAGCTGGTGAAAGACAAGAAAGGAAGTTGCAGCAGTGGAGAGAGGATCATCacgtatgtaaaaaaaagcgatCGAGATGCGATGGACTATCGGACGGAAAAGAAGATGAAGGAACAAACACGGATgcacgaggaggaaaaggagaaaatgaaaaacaaattcgaAGAAATGATAAAAGATTTAACAGAAAAATACCAAGTccaggaagaaaaaaaaaaaaaattaataagcaGCATTTATAgcaaatatatgaacatgaGAAATGAGtttaccaaaatgaagagcatcaatgaaaatgtaaaatcggtaaatgaaaaatataaagaggAAGTAAACAGGTTAACTGCCAACCCTGTGGAGAGGACCCTCCTGGACAGTTACAAAAGCAAGCTGGACGACTACATCGCATTGGCCAACTGTAAGGGGAATAAGATTCAGCAGCTGGAGAGGGAAGTGCAATCGGTACGGACCTCCGCAGATTTGCTCTCCAAGAAAAACGCCACTCTGGttgaggagaagaagcgctTACTCAAGGGCAGTGATAATTTGAAGAGGGACAATGTAAAGCTGCAAACCGAGTTGGAAAGGGCAAGACGGGAGAACCAGCAACTGAGGGATGAACTGTTTTACAAGGATATGAAGGTGAATTACTTGGTGAGCATCTTGAACGTGGTGGATGAGACGATCCTGGGCGacggtggggggggagcggctcAAAGGAGAACCACCACTCAAAGGGGAGCCACTCAAAGGAGAACCACCGCCCAGAAGGGAACCACTGCCCAGGGTGCCATCCAAAAGATGAacaagaaaattttaatcaaATCGATCGtccagaaaataaaagacatAAATAGGAAGAttcaaaaggaggaggaaacaGCGGGAAGGCTTCCAATCAACGTGGGGGCCGTCGAAGGGGAGACGTGTGGGGAGGCCATCACACGGAATGGCAACCAAGAGGGGGTAACAAAGCAGAGTGAAAGTCGCCAAATGTTGGAAGCCTATTTCGATAGCGACCACTTTACGCTGAACGAGAGTGCACGGGAGGCGTCAACGGGGGAAAACGCACACGCAGCTTTTTTCGTGAATGGCGCTAACGCGGGGGGAAAGCCCTTTAACGAATTGGCAGATCAGCAGGCCCAAGTGGGGCACAACCCCAGCGCTGCAGTCGCGGTGACGGGGGCGGACGGAGCGGAAGGGAGCCACGGCGCGGTGTAG
- a CDS encoding 3'-5' exonuclease domain containing protein (encoded by transcript PVX_003670A) yields the protein MQAVCKRYASGMQAVCKRYENAMRTRGRMLRRLGAGTNGQVRRSASSVSYGYLNLTVSDKIMPYVEGLKKKVIYVSSSKDCKAYVQEIQKGVQAGKINCIGLDVEGYKIGRNGTVSIIQVCTQDVYLFDLYKCDNSYLFVKCLKELLEDRRVIKITHDCREDCSILFNQYSICLNRTFDTQVAFNLLLKETKKDLYQISYDDLLYKCLLLNNKHKIYFHKMISLDQKIYLKRPIAKELIQYAIQDVIYLKPLMWSLVDRLLRVCKDGEAGREPFGEDGEARSNPFGEDGEARSNPFGEENPRSIKNGDDVMSEGAHSNLSEHKTNIIKRVTRLSERYINYQFLNTHVKNEKELQKGMTLDGMVVSCNNLNLYVKLNLSRRGVITNCMRNDFEIGDVVKCVILGFCNNDYIKLGLCDPSLCAVKREEGR from the coding sequence ATGCAAGCGGTATGCAAGCGGTATGCAAGCGGTATGCAAGCGGTATGCAAGCGGTACGAAAACGCCATGCGAACGCGCGGGAGGATGCTGAGACGCCTGGGCGCAGGCACAAACGGGCAAGTGCGCAGAAGCGCGAGCAGCGTCTCGTATGGCTACCTAAACCTAACGGTCAGTGATAAAATTATGCCCTACGTGGAGGGGCTAAAGAAGAAGGTGATATACGTCAGCAGTTCCAAAGACTGCAAAGCGTACGTGCAGGAAATTCAAAAGGGTGTCCAGGCtggcaaaataaattgcatCGGCCTGGATGTAGAAGGATATAAAATAGGGAGAAACGGCACAGTAAGTATCATACAGGTATGCACGCAGGATGTGTACCTGTTCGACCTTTACAAATGTGATAATAGCTATTTGTTTGTTAAATGCTTAAAGGAGCTACTGGAAGATCGACgagttataaaaattacacatgACTGCAGGGAGGACTGCTCCATTCTGTTCAACCAGTATAGCATTTGCCTTAACAGGACATTCGACACGCAAGTAGCTTTCAATTTACTTTTgaaggaaacgaaaaaggacCTGTACCAAATAAGTTACGACGATTTACTGTATAAGTGCCTACTCTTAAATAATAagcacaaaatatattttcataaaatgatTTCGCTCGATCAGAAGATTTATTTGAAGAGACCCATCGCGAAGGAGCTGATTCAGTATGCCATCCAagatgttatatatttaaagcCGTTGATGTGGAGTTTGGTGGACAGGCTACTCCGTGTGTGTAAAGACGGCGAGGCGGGACGTGAGCCATTTGGTGAGGACGGAGAGGCAAGAAGTAACCCATTTGGTGAGGACGGAGAGGCAAGAAGTAAcccatttggtgaagaaAACCCGCGCAGCATTAAAAACGGTGATGATGTGATGAGCGAAGGGGCACACAGCAACCTAAGTGAACATAAGACTAACATAATAAAACGTGTTACACGGCTAAGTGAGAGGTACATCAACTACCAGTTTTTAAATACgcatgttaaaaatgagaaagagCTACAGAAGGGAATGACCCTCGATGGCATGGTCGTCTCCTGCAACAATTTAAATCTCTATGTTAAGTTGAATTTGAGCAGGAGGGGCGTCATAACGAATTGTATGCGGAACGACTTCGAAATTGGGGACGTGGTTAAGTGTGTCATCCTGGGGTTTTGCAATAATGATTACATCAAGCTGGGGTTGTGCGACCCGTCCCTGTGCGCGGTGAAGCGTGAAGAGGGGCGGTAA